A genomic window from Camelina sativa cultivar DH55 chromosome 2, Cs, whole genome shotgun sequence includes:
- the LOC104750378 gene encoding defensin-like protein 206, whose product MAKNLNSVSFTTLLIVLLMASTEIMKTEAQTCSTFLDECGPDPFLGTNADCYNCCKYTYGSPPACKGLVEGSDNHCHCYQNP is encoded by the exons ATGGCAAAGAACCTCAACAGTGTCAGCTTCACCACCCTCTTGATAGTCCTATTGATGGCTTCCACcg AAATCATGAAGACCGAGGCTCAAACATGCTCCACATTCCTTGACGAGTGTGGGCCAGACCCGTTCCTAGGTACAAATGCTGATTGCTATAACTGTTGCAAATACACATACGGGAGTCCTCCAGCATGTAAAGGCCTGGTTGAGGGAAGCGACAATCATTGTCACTGCTACCAAAATCCATAA